In Microbulbifer pacificus, the genomic stretch CTCGAGATCCTCGGCAAAGGTGTACAGCAGCTCCTGCGCCATCCAGGTGGCACGCAGCATCCAGTTGCACTGCACGCAGTAGTGAATGGTGACGGTCTTTTCCATCACGCCCCCCGTAAAAATCAGGTTTCTACACTGCCCCAGGGAGGCAGCAGCGTCTGTTCAATATCCAACTGGCTCAGAATCCGCGCCACCACAAAGTCCACCAGGTCCTGCACCGACTGCGGCTTCTGGTAAAAACCCGGGCTCGCCGGAAGGATCACCGCGCCCATGCGCGTGAGCTTGAGCATGTTTTCCAGATGAATTTCCGAGTAAGGCGCCTCGCGGGGTACCAGAATCAGCTGGCGGCGCTCCTTCAGGGCCACATCCGCCGCGCGCTCGATCAGGTTGTTGGAGGCTCCACAGGCAATCGCCGACAGGGTTCCGCCGCTCGCCGGGCAGATCACCAGGCTGCTGGCGGCACCGGTGCCGGAGGCCACCGGCGAAAACCAGTCGCGCTTGCCGAACAGGGTCAACTGGCCCTCTTCCGCACCGTAGAGTTCGCGCAGAAAAGACGCCGTGCGTTCTTCGTCCTCCGGCAGTGTCACCTCGGTTTCGGTGTCGATCACGATGCGCGCGGCATCAGACAACAACAACCACACGCGCACCCGCGCCGCCAGCAGACACTGCAGCAAACGCAGTCCGTACTGGGCACCGGATGCGCCGGTCATCGCGAGGGTGACGGTTTTGGGGTAAATCGGTTCGGCCAAAGAAGTATCCGTTGCGCCCCGGAATACGGGGCTATCCGCTGTGTTTGTGCGATCCGTACTTGTGCGCGAGAGCACTCAGCAAACGCTGGTGTACGCCGCCAAAGCCGCCGTTGCTCATCACGATGACGTGACTGCCGGGGCTGGTCAGTTCGAGAACAGATTCTACCGCAGCGTCAATGCTGTGGAGAACCTTCGCCGGCACAGTGGAGTGGTGAACCACCTCATCCAGAGACCAGTTCATCCCTTCCGGCTGGTACCACAACACCAGGTCTGCCCCGGCACAGGCGCGCGCCAATTGCTCGCGGTGATGCCCCATGCGCATGGTATTGGAGCGCGGCTCGATCAGTGCAATCACGCGCTCCGTCCCGACTTTTGCACGCAGCCCATTCAGGGTGGTCTCGATCGCGGTGGGGTGATGGGCAAAGTCGTCGTAAATACGAATGCCCTGGATATCCCCGAGGCACTCCATCCGCCGTTTCACGCCCTCAAACGCGCCCAGAGCCTCCGCTGCGGTGGCGGGCTCCACACCCACATGGCGGGCCGCAGCCATGACCGCGAGGCCGTTTTTCACACTGTGCAGGCCGGTCTGCTGCCAGTTCACTGTCGCCACCGGCCTGCCCTCCAGCAACACCTCAAAATGGCTGCCGTCCGCCGCGATATTCACTGCGCACCAATCCCCCAGGCGCACACCGTCGCCCTGCTCCACATCGAATCGCTGCACCTGGCTCCAGCAACCCTTGTCCAATACCTGGGTCACCGCATCTTCCCGCGCGGCCACCACCAGACCATTGCCCGGCACCGTGCGCACCAGGTGGTGAAACTGCTTCTGGATCGCCGCCAGATCATCAAAAATGTCTGCGTGGTCAAATTCCAGATTGTTGATGATCAGTGTGCGCGGGCGATAGTGAACGAATTTTGAGCGTTTGTCGAAGAAAGCCGTGTCGTATTCGTCCGCTTCCACCACAAAGAAGGGGGTGCCACCAAGGCGCGCTGACACGTCAAAATTACGCGGCACGCCGCCGATCAGGAACCCGGGGTCCATACCCGCGTAGTCCAGTACCCAGGCCAGCATACTCGCGGTGGTGGTCTTGCCATGGGTACCGGAGACCGCCAGCACCCAGCGCCCACCGAGAAAGTGATCACACAGCCACTGGGCGCCGGAGGTGTAAGGAAGCCCCTTTTCCAGTACCGCTTCCACCGCCGGATTTCCGCGCGACAGCGCATTGCCGATGATGACCAGGTCGGGGGCCGGCTCCAGTTGGGCGGGATCATACCCTTCCGTCAGAACAATCCCTGCGCGCTCCAGCTGGGTGCTCATGGGGGGATACACATTGGCATCGGAGCCGGTGACCTTGTGTCCCTCCGCCACCGCGAGCTGCGCCAGGCTGCCCATAAAAGTGCCGCAGATGCCTAGAATATGAATATGCATACCAGTTTGTTCACTCAGTTCGATATGTATGCGCGCCGGTCTCACTCACCGAAGCCGAACACGCGGCTGCCCGGGACTGCCAATTCACGCAATCATTCCCTATTTATGGGGGAATTTTCGGCCATCTCTGTGGCCGGGCACGGGTTTTGCGTTTACCAGAGCCACGGGCAGGAAGTGCCGGCAGTGCTCGAAAAATCAACGCCGCGCAAGCTTATCACGGCCTTTTCCCGCAGTAAGTGTCGAATACCCGCAATTCCATGCAATTGCCATATGAATACATTAGACTTCGCGCCGCGTGAGGTAGCCGTCAAGAGCCGCCCGCCGATACCACCCCACGCCGCGGGTGACTTTAGACGAGAAGCCATAGGATAGACATGTCGAAGAAGAACGCCTTTTACGCGCAATCCGGCGGTGTTACCGCCGTCATCAACGCCTCTGCCTGCGGAGTCATCGAAACCGCCCGCCAACACAGCGACAAGATCGGCACTGTCTACGCCGGCCTGAATGGCATCGTCGGCGCCCTCAAGGAGGAGCTGATCGACGTCAGCCAGGAGAGCCAGGAAACCATTGCCGCCCTGCGTCATACCCCCTCCGGTGCTTTCGGCTCCTGCCGCTATAAACTGAAGAGCCTGGAGCAGAACCGCGCGGAATACGAGCGCCTGATCGAAGTGTTCAAGGCCCACAACATCGGCTACTTCTTCTATAACGGCGGTGGCGACTCCGCAGATACCTGTCTCAAGGTCTCCCAGCTATCGGAGAAAATGGGTTACCCCATCCAGGCCATCCACATTCCCAAAACCGTGGACAACGACCTCCCGTTTACCGACAACTGCCCCGGCTTCGGCTCCGTAGCGAAGTATGTCGCGGTGTCCACCAAGGAAGCAGCCCTGGACGTAGCCTCCATGTGCGCCACCTCCACTAAAGTATTCATCCTCGAGGTCATGGGCCGTCACGCGGGCTGGATCGCCGCCGCCGGCGCACTGGCACAGGAGCAGGAAGGCGATGCCCCGCACATCATCCTGCTGCCTGAAGTAGCCTTCGATAAAGAAAAATTCCTGGCGAAGGTCCAACAGACCGTCGCCGATAACGGCTACTGTGTGATCGTCGCGTCCGAAGGCGCC encodes the following:
- a CDS encoding 6-phosphofructokinase; this translates as MSKKNAFYAQSGGVTAVINASACGVIETARQHSDKIGTVYAGLNGIVGALKEELIDVSQESQETIAALRHTPSGAFGSCRYKLKSLEQNRAEYERLIEVFKAHNIGYFFYNGGGDSADTCLKVSQLSEKMGYPIQAIHIPKTVDNDLPFTDNCPGFGSVAKYVAVSTKEAALDVASMCATSTKVFILEVMGRHAGWIAAAGALAQEQEGDAPHIILLPEVAFDKEKFLAKVQQTVADNGYCVIVASEGAQYADGTFLADAGGVDAFGHKQLGGVAPTLAKMVKDELGLKYHWALADYLQRAARHIASATDVEQAYAVGKAAVEAAVSGKNAIMPTIQRHGSSAADYRWSIGEAPLSEVANVEKFMPKEFISEDGFGITQAGRDYLAPLIQGEDYPPYKNGIPLYARLKKVLVEKRLAEAFKV
- a CDS encoding flavin prenyltransferase UbiX, whose translation is MTGASGAQYGLRLLQCLLAARVRVWLLLSDAARIVIDTETEVTLPEDEERTASFLRELYGAEEGQLTLFGKRDWFSPVASGTGAASSLVICPASGGTLSAIACGASNNLIERAADVALKERRQLILVPREAPYSEIHLENMLKLTRMGAVILPASPGFYQKPQSVQDLVDFVVARILSQLDIEQTLLPPWGSVET
- the mpl gene encoding UDP-N-acetylmuramate:L-alanyl-gamma-D-glutamyl-meso-diaminopimelate ligase, producing the protein MHIHILGICGTFMGSLAQLAVAEGHKVTGSDANVYPPMSTQLERAGIVLTEGYDPAQLEPAPDLVIIGNALSRGNPAVEAVLEKGLPYTSGAQWLCDHFLGGRWVLAVSGTHGKTTTASMLAWVLDYAGMDPGFLIGGVPRNFDVSARLGGTPFFVVEADEYDTAFFDKRSKFVHYRPRTLIINNLEFDHADIFDDLAAIQKQFHHLVRTVPGNGLVVAAREDAVTQVLDKGCWSQVQRFDVEQGDGVRLGDWCAVNIAADGSHFEVLLEGRPVATVNWQQTGLHSVKNGLAVMAAARHVGVEPATAAEALGAFEGVKRRMECLGDIQGIRIYDDFAHHPTAIETTLNGLRAKVGTERVIALIEPRSNTMRMGHHREQLARACAGADLVLWYQPEGMNWSLDEVVHHSTVPAKVLHSIDAAVESVLELTSPGSHVIVMSNGGFGGVHQRLLSALAHKYGSHKHSG